One Gossypium hirsutum isolate 1008001.06 chromosome A11, Gossypium_hirsutum_v2.1, whole genome shotgun sequence genomic window carries:
- the LOC107917344 gene encoding uncharacterized protein — translation MKEEKTVKQYSDRSMAVVNNIRLLGEQFNEARIVEKVISTLPERYEEKISSLENSRDLTSISLIELINALMHKSKGGPADWKSTKKVPFKPKPSLPRAPLPTKARISGQASLKQMVQEDIHPAHTCRRVSHLGEVCWVRPDVQCRFCKKMGHVKRVCKNKGRPRHNQPQQPRAEAQVVEEDNDQEEQVFAVSCSAAKGKATNGWLIDSGCTNHMTPDAGIFKSIHRRNLLSIAQLIEKGYSVVFKGKKCLISDPSGSKLMTVAMTKKSFIVDWNKSPDSAYTAAADKSKMCHKRLSHANYKSMAQLTKEDLVENLTNSVEKERKLLTLKEVHDMHGDQSSA, via the exons ATGAAGGAGGAAAAAACTGTCAAGCAGTATTCAGATAGAAGTATGGCTGTAGTAAACAACATAAGGCTCCTTGGTGAGCAGTTTAATGAAGCAAGGATCGTGGAGAAGGTGATCTCAACCTTGCCTGAAAGGTATGAGGAAAAGATATCATCCCTTGAAAACTCAAGAGATCTGACCAGCATCTCTTTAATAGAGCTGATCAATGCTCttatgcacaagagcaaaggAGGGCCAGCAGATTGGAAgagcaccaagaaggtgcctttcaagCCAAAGCCAAGTCTACCTCGAGCACctctgcctacaaaggcaagaataTCTGGTCAAGCGAGCCTAAAGCAGATGGTGCAGGAAGATATCCACCCTGCCCACACTTGCAGAAGGGTAAGTCATCTGGGTGAAGTATGTTGGGTCAGGCCAGATGTGCAGTGCAGATTCTGCAAGAAGATGGGTCATGTAAAAAGGGTTTGCAAAAACAAGGGTAGACCAAGACACAACCAACCCCAGCAGCCAAGAGCTGAAGCTCAAGTAGTAGAAGAAGACAATGACCAAGAAGAACAAGTTTTTGCAGTTTCTTGCTCAGCTGCTAAAGGAAAAGCCACAAATGGATGGTTGATAGATAGTGGTTGCACAAACCACATGACCCCTGATGCTGGCATTTTTAAGTCAATTCACAGAAG aaatttgCTTAGCATTGCTCAACTGATTGAGAAGGGCTATTCAGTTGTATTCAAAGGCAAAAAATGTCTGAttagtgatccaagtggatccaagctcATGACAGTAGCTAtgacaaaaaaaagttttattGTGGACTGGAATAAGAGTCCAGATAGTGCCTACACAGCTGCTGCAGATAAATCCAAGATGTGTCACAAGAGGCTTAGCCATGCCAATTACAAGTCAATGGCTCAGCTAACCAAAGAAGATTTGGttgaaaatttaactaattcagTTGAGAAAGAAAGGAAACTTTTGACACTCAAAGAGGTACATGATATGCATGGGGATCAATCATCTGCTTAG